CCATGGGCCAGTGCCTGGATGAGACCGCCGAGAGATTTCCTGACCGCAACGCCTTGGTCTTCTGCCGAGATGGGGTTCGGAAGACGTTTGCTCAGTTCAAAGAGGAGGTGAGTCCCTGGTTCACCCCTCGGAGCGCCCGGGTGGGTGGAtagcggcggcagcagcaggtgTGATGGAGAAATGGAACCCGGTTTCATTGCTGAGCTCAGGAGTGAGGTTTGTTGTATGTGGGTCTTCATCCTGGCCCTGAGCAGAGGGTGAGAGCAGCTCCCCGGCAAACACCCAGTGGGCACGTGCTGCCTTTGTCCTCTTTGGAGTCTCGAGACCAAAGGGAGAAGGTAGCATATGTAAAATGTTTGCTGTATGTCCCAGAACGAGATTTCATCCTTAAAAATTATCACCCCATCTGATGTGTTCTGGGCTGAGTCGTGGTGTTTTTCTCCACTGGAGTAGGCTCCAGCTCTTCTGTTAGTCACTCTGCTCTGACTGTCAGAGGTCCTGAGTGTGTGGAAATTTCTAGTCCAAGCACAAAGGCAACTGAGCAAAGTCAGGGACTTGGTGTCGATATCATATACAAAATGGGTGTGGGTAtccatgcatgtgtgtgtatgcatgcatattacataaaaatatatggTTATATGTATTCTAAATGGAGGGGCAAAATTTCAAGGCTCAGTACCTGGAAAGTTTCTATTAAGTGTATAAATGTATTATATAATCTTCGataggaagaaatatttttattttttagatttaGTAGTGTTTTGGCTACATCCATTCAGATAAATAAgattagctgtgttcatgctAATTTTAAGAAGTAGGCTGTAGCTCAACTAAATCATAGAATAGCTATTCTTCAAATTTGTTTCTCCTACAAGGTAGATTTCATAAATTTGAGAACATAATAAAACTATAAAAACTTTCCTGAATACTTcagaatatttatatatacatctGCACACCTGAAACACACTTCCCATATTGCAAAATAAAGTAGTCATGTTAATATAGTGGCTGAATTCAAGTTAAAGAGGGTAGGAACCCCAAACTGGTAAAAAAATCACTCGATACAGTTTTTTTCACCTGGGTCCTTTTCGAAGTAAGCAATATGCCAGAACGGAGGCAGATCCAACAGCATAGATGGGCCCAGCTTATGGGTAAGGCTTAGTCTTAAGTTGAGCTGATGAGAAGCTAGACACTATATAGTCTTTGGGCAAGAATTAATTTGCAACTGTTTGTACATAATTGCCTATTTTGGTTTCCTTCCTGCTTTGTTGTATTGTTCCACGcttgttatttttatgctttcagtCAACCTGCTGAGCAGGGGCCGGTCTGTGCTCTGCGACTcggaagatgctgctgctgcagcagtagGCTGTCAGACTGTGCCGCAGAGGTACATTCTGCCCAATTTCAGCTGCGAAGACGATACTTTTTCCCCCCTAGAAAGCAGCGCCTGGAGACAAATATCCCCCGCTGCATCCTGTGTGTGATCCTCAGGCTCTTGTCTTGTATTTCACAGGTGGACAACGCAGCAGCTGGGCTTCTGGCTCTTGGCCTGAAAAAGGGAGACCGGCTGGGGATGTGGGGTCCCAATATATACGAGTGGGTTCTCATGCAGTTTGCAACCGCTCAGGCAGGAATCATCCTGGTAAGGAGTTTGCTGTGTCTGGGTTTTTAGCAGGCTCTTGGGAAAGGAAATGGAGACAAAGAAGCAATAGGAGATACTGGAGAGTAAagtttattgtttctttttttttttttttcatgctcttACCCAGCATGTTGGCTATAACTGAATCCAGTATTTAAACAAGATCTATGCAGCCCTCTGCGTCTTTGTCCTCCACTATGTAGGAAAGCAGactgcagaggaaggagcagcaagcAGTGGACTGCTGTGAACTAGCTTGGAGCAGCCGATGATAGGAGGAGATGTGCTTTTGCCTATAGGACCATTTTTAGGTAGCATGCTGCTGTCCTAAGCCGTTACCACCTACTTAGATCCCTTCTAAATAGGGCCTGTATTGCTTTATGGTGCAAATGCTCACTTAAATATCTAGTCCAAGCTGCATATCCCTCAAAGCCAATTTTCATTTGATAGTATGACCTGGCCCATTCACCAAAATGCATCTTACATATACAGTGTACCGTGATAATGACTGCACCCTGCCTTCTGGTCCATTTTCTTCATCACGGTTCATCCCAGTGTCTGCTAAGACACAGTAACAGGGTGGATGAGCATGGCTCAGTATGAACCTGATGGTGAACTCAACTCCAGTGGCCAATACTGCTTCTGTGGAGAGTTGGACAGGAGAAAGCTGGTATTTTCATGGTTGTCCATCAAGAAACCTGACTTGCACTTGAGTTTTGAGTCTTCAGTTTAGCGGATTGAATGTCTgcctggggaggcaggaggtctggtttctgttcctgaaattttattttgactaTGTGACCTCacataaatctattttttttttttttggttgttttcttttgtgcaaACACAGGATTCAGCTAACTTTTCTGGTGAATGTGAAATCCCTGTGGTGGCGAGCTCTTAGTTCTGCATGTTGGAGGAGAGGCTTCACATGTGGCTTGTCCCTGGGAGAACTTTTCTGTTGGAATATGTGTTAGGGGAGAGTGTTTTCAAGGTAAGGGTAACTCTGATCAACTTTCTTGTTTCTCCCTCTTCAGGTATCTGTGAATCCAGCCTACCAGGCTCTTGAGCTGGAGTTTGTCATCAGGAAGGTTTGTATGGCACTTGCTGGTAATGCTAATTGATTCGTTGTGAGAACTCATACGTGCAGCTGTCTGTTAAAGGGGGTGGTGGGGACACAGTACAGATGAGCTTCTGCTTAAGCACTTGGGCTTAtcaggaagaggcagggagagctggTCAGAGAAGGGGGCTAGTGGTGGCCACGTAGAGGGAACGCCACCACGCAGTGACCGAGGGGGTGAAGCTGCAGTTAAGCGATCACGTTTGTTGTTGTTCCCTTTGGCTGCCTCCCTGTCCATTTGACGGAGACTTCTGCATCCTTCTCATCCCTCTCTCTCTGCTAACAACCATGTACTGCCAATATTGCACCAATAATAACCATACCTGCCAGCAGTTGTTTACTAGGGAATGAGGAGAACAAGGCAAGACTAAATATCTGACCCAGAGACTCTTCTACCCAAGAAGCTGgcagccaggacagcagagACTATGTAGTAACAGCAATCTCTAGAGGCAACATCTGTCTTAAGTCAGTTCTAACTTTCCCACACTCATGCTCCAGCTTGGCCCGGAGGAAGAGCACCGAGCAGCTGTCCTGCCTGCCTCCCGCTCAGGGCAAAAATCACCATCTGCGATTTTAACCTTGAAAGTAAAAAGGAGGACAGCTCAGAAAGGACCAGTCCACTTGGTAGcttgttttctccttcccagATGTGTCCTAGACCTTGCTGGCCTTGAGTTTAACCTGGTTTAAGTCCTAGGTATTGCCGCTGCTTGACATCCTTCTGATGTCTGGTTGTGGCTGCCTTAGCTACCCTCATATACCTACCTGGGTTTGAGTTTGCAATGTGCAGAGCACTGATCAGTTTAAACTATTCTGGCTTCTTAGTTCCAGTAAAGAGGAATCCAGGCTTTTGACACATTTGACGACTAGAAATTAATCTTAGGATTAAGAAGCTAACTTGCTCACCTGTGGTTTGTACAGCTTTAAATCAAAGGCTGATACTAGGAGAGCTGGAACCACAGCTGGGTCTTCCCAGCACCATCCAAGTTCTGGCTTTACCTAGAAAGAAGTGGATAATTTCTAGCAACAAAGAGAGACTTTTCTCTCGCATCAGTAAGTCTGTAATTCAGTTGCTGGGCTGCAGTTTGAGTTCCCATTTCATCCTTCGTTTAATCCTGTTACGGTAGTCTCAGTGGTGTCACTCCTGTTCTCATGCGTTAGGATTGAGCGCAGTGCTGCGGTGAAGCACGTCTCTTCCAGTGTGGATATCCACTTCCTTCTCTCACCAGGTGGAAATGTAAATGGCagtactttcctttttttcccactgagacctggcttttgttttccttttcatcgCTGTGTGTCAGAttctgctctgatttttctcctccagtGTAAATCTGCAGTGTCGATGGGGTAGGAGCAGAAACATGCTTCAGCTCTGTTGGGAATTACTCCTGTTTCATCCTCCCAGGTTTTCCAGCATTCCTAGCTTTCCCATGTACCTTTGGCACTGGGATCTCTGGTGTCCCTCACCCCCTGAATTATTTGTTTATCTTTGTTTATTTGTGCAACAAACCCCCTGAAGACTTCAGGGCTTTGCCTGTTGGATCCTGTGCAGCCCCTCCCTTGCTCCATCAGGTTCCCTGCCTTTGGTATAAATAGAAATACATGCTGAATAACCATTCCTCTGATTCCGGCTGTATTTCCAGGGCTTTGTAAAAGCAAACTGATGACAGGTTTCGTATGACAGGTCCTTTGAAGACAGATCTGCTGCCATTCAGGTTGAGACCAAGTGGGAAATGGCCACCTAGAGACCCTTATCTCATATAGCATCTGCCCTGCAAGCTCCTCTCCTCTCATAGCATCTCGTTTGCAAAGCTAGTTGAACCAAAATAGTATTTTGAAGGaactaataataaaaagttaaagGCCCAAAACATCCCAGAACAGACTCAGTCCTGTGGGTTCTGGGCAGACTGTTCCAGAAAATAGAGCAAATGTTTGTCTTCCCTTCTGACAAACCCCAGAGGGTACTTACAAATAATTTATTGGCATAGCCTTGGTCTCCTTATTTCATGGACCttgggaaaataatgaaaacagccAAGTAAATCATTTATATAAGTAGTTTATTTGACAAGAATGCATTTTCTGGAAGATGAAAGCAGTTTGCAAATCTGGGTCAAATTCAGCAAATCTCctctgctgaaaaagaaatagaaattctTGGAGTAATTAAAGCGCTTTTTTTCAGGATTATGTAAATGTAAGGGttgaatgaaaaatgttttcattttcaaaatagcTAACGCTTTaaaaagaggtggaaaaaatCTTAGGAAACGGAAGaccttaaaaaacccacaacaaaacctTGGCTTGACCTGAGAGGCAATCTTTAGGTTTCCTTGTTTTTCCAAAGTTCTGCAAAAATCCTCATTTCAGATCAaccaaatgatttttttttttttttcttcatattttggAACTGGGCTTTTTGTTAGCATTGGGACTCCTAATCTGAAAAATGAGTTTTTTGCCTTGTGCTCACAAGTAGGAGTATTGATCCTGGGGGAAGAGAGAACCTCAGGCTGCAGCTCCGCTCCCTTGCCCAGCAAAAAGCAACCAGCCCATCCTGAACCAAACACCGGAGAGGAGCAAAGCACCGGCTGCACACCTGGATCAGGGCTTGGGGTGCTGGGCATGTAGTAACAACACCCTGCCCTGTGTTTGCGGGGTTTTACGAGTGCACAGCTGTAAGGGCTCGGTTTGCATTTGCCCTCGGTGAACCTGTCTGCTGGAGGCATGTCCCCAGCGCCAGGAGGTTGGCTGCTGCACCTTTTGCACCATGCAAAGACCTATGTCATGCTCTTCGGTGAATCTTTAAACTGCTGCACGCCATGGCTCTTGCTAGCAAGAGTTAAAAATCTCCAGGTTTAGTCTGGAGTGAGCTCATTGTATGGGCCACAGAGAAAAGCCCGGTGTGGCGTTAATGGCTAACGCTTGCTGCGTGGGGTCACAGGGCTGCGTACGTTCCTGTGTCGGTGACTGCTCTTCATCGTGTCCTGAACATCAACCCGATGTGACTTCTCATGAGTTTCTGTCTCCCTTCGCAGGTTGGCTGTAAGGCACTGGTGTTTCCCACtcaatttaaaacacagaaatactaTGATATTCTAAAGCAGTCATGTCCTGAGCTAGAAAAATCCAGTCCGGGGGGAATAAAGAGCAAAAGGTGAGTTAGGAACATCTGGTGTCTTTGCACTGACCTGACAGCCGTGTCCTGCCTTGTGTCCTCTCAGCTGCCCAACACAGGCTCTAGCAGAAGGAGGACCTGCACGGGGTCTCATATGAAGAGAACGGGTTAGGCTGTCCTGGAAGTTTACCCTGACCAGTGTACGCCTATCCAGGCAGTTTTCTCCTTGCTCCATTATTGTTGATGGTATTTTTAATCCTACCAGGCTCCCTGACTTATCCATTGTCATCACGGTAGACTCGAAGCTGCCTGGCACCTTCCACATGGATGAAGTGATgcaggctggggacagcagcCATATGAAGCAGTTAAGAGCCGTGCAGCGGACCCTCTCCTGCAACGAGCCCATCAACATCCAGTTCACTTCAGTAAGTGCTTCTGTCTGCTCCATGCCTTGTGGTTGGGTTCCTCACTGGGGACGCAGGGAAAGATGTGTGCGATGCTGAGCATCTCGtttcctttgccttctgccctcTGAGACCAAGCCCTGATTCCATCTCCTCCTGTAGGCTGGAGGAAGTGTTCTAGCATTTCCCCTTACTCCTTCCATTCTTGATGCTCAGCCCTTTGTCAAGGGCTGATGGAGATGAGAGGGTGTCACGTGAATTGTGTCCAACTGAAGTTGGaccatttttttgtgtggtttgggATTAAGGTGctgttaaagaagaaaatacagtctCCCAGGACTGAATGGAGTGCAAGATCACCCCGGAATCTGCCGGGGAAATTGCCCCAGAGAGCACACGTTGCTCATCCGTGGGAAGGGTAACATCATTGCGTAGTGCCCTGTGTCTTTCAGGGGACAACGGGAAGCCCCAAAGGAGCCACCCTGTCTCACAGGAACATTGTGAATAATGCCAACCTGATCGGTCTGAGGCTGGGGATCACAGAGCAGGTGGGTCTCCGTCGGAGCACAGTTTGGGGTGGTCAGAGAGACCACGTGCATGGAGAGTGTTGGTTCTTGCTCAGCAGAAGGGCAAGATGTTTTGCTACAAACAACACTGAGGGATGCTCGTGcgtaacatttttcatttcattgatGTTTCATTTTAGTTTCATGTGAAgtttttttggaggaaaaaaaaagatgcctttttgTGGGGGGAAAATTGTGGAATTAATCACTTTTCATTTTGGTGAATACTAATATCAAATAATTACAAGACTCTGGATGTTAGCTTTGAATTATGTTGAATGAAGTTTTAATCTATTTTACATGACTTTGTTTGATGTCATGTGTACAGTCTTGTTGCTCTTATCAGGATCTGACCTTCCTATTtgtaattccttttaaaaattgttaaagGCAAATACTTTCTTTTGAAGTTCTGAAGTAGTTATTTCTAACACAACAGCTTTgatccagaaaaaaagatgggttGTTTCAATCAGTCTTCAGAGCCtttggtgtttttaaaaacaaaataaaattaatagcaTGTGCCGATTCCTGCATATTTCATGCCTGTCACAGCACTACCGCTCTTCTTTTCTGGCATATCACAAAATAATGTGTAAGCAATACCAGAGCAAAAAGTCCAGCAAAGACAAAGACGTTGCAGAATTACAGAATGAAATTCTGACATTGAAAACTTCCCAAACCGATTTTTATTAAAGGCGGGAAGCATCAGCATCATGTTTCCACCTAATGGGAACACAGATGAATGTCAGATTCCCGGCAATGAAATGAACTGGGGAAAACTCCTCTGTTCAAGATCTTCGAGCTCCAGCAGTGAGAGGGGCTAGTCGTGGACTGGAAGGTCTCCTCTCCTCACTGTTGTCTTTGGCTTGATCCCAGGACTGTCGCGTCGGTCTCCCCGCACCCCTCTATCATTGCCTGGCGTCGGTAGGAGGCTGCATGGTGATGGCTCTGCACGGGTCCTCCTGCATCTTCTCGTCGCCGAGTTTCGAGGGGAAGGCTGTACTGGAGGCAGTGTCTCGAGAGAGGTGAGAGTTTGTTCGTGCCTTGCTACAGAGGAGGTCGTCGCCCCGTGGCGACGCGTTCTCCCCTTGTCTCGCCTGCCAGGCCATTGCTCACGCTCTTCCTTCCCGCGATGGGAGAGGCAGGTTTGCTGGTGCACATACTTGCACGGGCACTTCAGGAGCCTAAATCCTGCCTTTTCAGCTATGCTTGGGAGTTTGTCACGCTTCgcttttccccaaaataagGGCTCCTTCAGGCCACTGtagagctttggctggaaagCGTAGCGGTGTCTTAGTTTGCTATGGCTGGTGTGTTTTTACGCCTAACCACCTGCCCTCCTTCTCCAagtccagctctgctgctgagaCATTTACGTTTCCAGCTTGTTCTTCACCTGTAGCTTGTAAAACAAAAGAGCTATCATTGTGTCTGCataatacacacacatatatactcATATATATTTCTATACATCCGTATGTATATGTGCACGGATGAAGAGCCTGTCTGCTGTGCGTGCCTCCGTGCTGCTGCTCCACGGCCCCGTGTGCAGTGGGACAGGATGGGGTGCTGAGCTGGGGCTGGCCCCCGttccagctctctgcagctttgcctttctctcctcttcctcaagGTGCTCGTTTGTAATCGGCACGCCAACCATGTATATAGACATGCTCTCCCAGCCGGACTTTGACTCCTACGACCTGTCAAGTCTTCGGGGAGGTAAGTCTGACAGCTCAAATGGAAGAATCCCAAGAAACTGGATATTACTGGTTCCCTGCTGGGAGGCTGTATTAAGCTTTGTGAGCAAATCGCTCAAGGGGAGGGAAGAGTTTAGTTGTACAGCCCTTGTGTTTCACTGTTAATTTGATGCTACGTTTCCTTTCCTTGGGGTTTCCTTCAAGAATTATGCATTTTTAGGATTTCTTTCATCTCAAAGCAGATGGGGAAGGACCTTTCTGTTTTATCTGCTAGGTCAGGGAGCTGGGAAGCCTGGTTTTGCTCGACTCACGTCTCACCAGCCACCACCATGTGGCAGCAGATGCTTTGTGTGCTTTAGGCTGGTGCAGTCCCTAAAGCAGAGCCACGCTGTGATTTCTCTGACCTCAAGTTTCCTGCCTGTTTTTGAAGTCATTCATCTAAATCCTGGAGAGGGTGTGATAACGTGTGCTGGAGCTTTCTCTCTTGTCACAGACACCCTCGGGAATAGCTGAGCCGAAATGGGGAGGTCGCCAGCCCTTTTGAGGCAATAACACCACAGAGAGAAGATGGTGCTGGAGcataaagaaacatttaagCAGATTACCTAATCATCTCTGCTATGTGAAAAATGATCCTGTCTCATCTTGTTCCCCAGCAAAGCCTATATATTACCCTGCTCTTTTGCTCTGTCATCCTAGGACGGAACAGGTGAAAATGTGATCTGCCCTTTCCCAAAAGGGCTGCTCTGTgcaaggcaggaggaaaggtttttggttttatgGTGGTGATGATCAATGGGTGTGTTTGTCCTGCTAAAAATCTATGCCTCTTTCTGCTCTGAATCTTCCCTTTTTGGGAACTGCAGCTTGGACTAGGTTTGCACTATAGAGTTTATTTTCCTAACGAGTGAACTCTGCCAACCCTTAATTCTTTCAGGCAAACTGGCCTTGCTGCAGCGTTTTCTCCTAGAATAACTAGGACCCGTATccataaaaacagaaaagtattttgacaAGAACCAGTGTATCCCAAAAATCTTGCCAGCATTTAAATCTGGGAGTGCAGAACCTTCTGAGGCTCCTGGGAATAAATAGATGGTTTCCAAGAAGgtcatcttttcctctttcttccaggAATCATTGCAGGTTCTCCTGTTCCCCCTGAGATCATGAAGATGATTATCACCAAGATGCACATGCCAGAGATCGTGGTGAGTTGTGGTTGCTGTGACTAGAGCTACAAGTGGTGGTGGTTGTGGTGAGACCTTGAGTTTGGGCATCTCTGCACCGCAGTGGTACCCAGCAgtgccagagctgctgggatCGGGCGTGATGGGACCGATCACCTCGTGGGTGCAAGGCCGGGCTGAGGAGTGACGGTGTagaggggctgggaggaagaagggggatTCTGCCTGGTTGCTGGTGGGGTGTCTGGGGAGAAGGCTTTGTAAGAAGAGAAGACTTTGTATTCAGTGTCATAAACTGAGCTTCTGCTGGTGCGTTTCAAAGCTTTTATAAGCCCTTCTGTTGTACATGCTGCAAGGATGAATGATTATGGAAGAGGCGTTCCTGGTTTGTATGGGTGTGGGTGGGTGCATGTGTTCATCTTGCTGCGGAGCTGTCAGATTTCTTTCACCATCCTGGCCTGCATGCAGATATAAAACCTTGTTGCGTGCTACGCGTTTGAGTCTGAACGTGGGAACGGCACCATCCACACGTGAAGCACCAGGCTTGCGTTGCCAGAAGGGTAGCGTGTGTCGGAGCACGTGTGCTGCTGCTCCATCGCATGTCCCTGCACCTTTGGCCTGTGCAAGAGCATCAGCATGTCTTGCGTGCGGAGGGGGTCAGGGGCACTCCAGGGGACACGTTTTGTAGGCAGGTCCTGCCATCTGCGTGTGTGTGCCTGTGAGTGTATGGCTGAGCCAAAAAAAGgacttttctgttttactttaaaGGAAATAACTTCGGTGCCATGCTGCTTGCAAACGCTGAGGAAGCAGACTGTTGTGATGGATAAACACGCGGGGCTGGGAGTCAGATTAGGCGTATTATTGTTGGCAGACCTGGACCGCACCAGGGTTTTACAGGGACGACTGTGTGCTCTGCCGCAGATCAGGGGAGGCCAGGGCATCTGTCCTGGAGCCGTCTCGGAGGCAGCCAGGGTTTTTTCCTGGATATGATGCTCTTAACGCTGAGCTGAAAACACCAGGCACAGCCCTGGTGCCATTGACCGGACTCTTGTCAGGTGACAGCTACCTATTTTTATAGTAGGCTTGAGTTTGGCctcacaaaatattttcggaCAATACAACAAGTGCCCAGGATTCATTAGGTGTCACATGTTCCTGCTTTGTAGAGAGAAAGACTAAACCCCTCCCAAACAGTTGCTCTGCCCATAGGATAAAGAGGATTAAGTCTATATTTGTACCACTGGTCTCATGTTATTCCTGATCCCCCAGCCCTCAGACAGACACAGGGAGACTTGTTGAATTCATCTTTGCAGCAAGAGCTTTATACAGAAGATGTACATAAGAAAATATACAATTTGATTTCTATATAGGAGACAGAGGAGCTTTCATCCTCTTAAAGGTCATTTACACTCAGTTACAGAggaataaatatacatatatttatataactCTTTAGGATTAAAAAACACA
This DNA window, taken from Haliaeetus albicilla chromosome 12, bHalAlb1.1, whole genome shotgun sequence, encodes the following:
- the ACSF2 gene encoding medium-chain acyl-CoA ligase ACSF2, mitochondrial isoform X1; this translates as MATARLAALSRRGLPLLRRGGPVGSALHTGMPSACHRVTNSYVQGTLDVPLLTKTMGQCLDETAERFPDRNALVFCRDGVRKTFAQFKEEVDNAAAGLLALGLKKGDRLGMWGPNIYEWVLMQFATAQAGIILVSVNPAYQALELEFVIRKVGCKALVFPTQFKTQKYYDILKQSCPELEKSSPGGIKSKRLPDLSIVITVDSKLPGTFHMDEVMQAGDSSHMKQLRAVQRTLSCNEPINIQFTSGTTGSPKGATLSHRNIVNNANLIGLRLGITEQDCRVGLPAPLYHCLASVGGCMVMALHGSSCIFSSPSFEGKAVLEAVSRERCSFVIGTPTMYIDMLSQPDFDSYDLSSLRGGIIAGSPVPPEIMKMIITKMHMPEIVVAYGTTENSPVTFMGFPSDSIARKTETVGCVFPHTEAKIEDPETGQSVPLNTPGELQIRGYCVMLGYWDDPAKTSEVVTAERWYKTGDIASLDEHGYCKIIGRCKDMIIRGGENIYPAELEQFLHTHPKVEEVQVVGVKDSRMGEEICACIRVRAGQDCTEEEIKAFCKGKISHFKIPRYVVFVGQYPLTVSGKIQKYKLREQMENHLQL
- the ACSF2 gene encoding medium-chain acyl-CoA ligase ACSF2, mitochondrial isoform X2: MPSACHRVTNSYVQGTLDVPLLTKTMGQCLDETAERFPDRNALVFCRDGVRKTFAQFKEEVDNAAAGLLALGLKKGDRLGMWGPNIYEWVLMQFATAQAGIILVSVNPAYQALELEFVIRKVGCKALVFPTQFKTQKYYDILKQSCPELEKSSPGGIKSKRLPDLSIVITVDSKLPGTFHMDEVMQAGDSSHMKQLRAVQRTLSCNEPINIQFTSGTTGSPKGATLSHRNIVNNANLIGLRLGITEQDCRVGLPAPLYHCLASVGGCMVMALHGSSCIFSSPSFEGKAVLEAVSRERCSFVIGTPTMYIDMLSQPDFDSYDLSSLRGGIIAGSPVPPEIMKMIITKMHMPEIVVAYGTTENSPVTFMGFPSDSIARKTETVGCVFPHTEAKIEDPETGQSVPLNTPGELQIRGYCVMLGYWDDPAKTSEVVTAERWYKTGDIASLDEHGYCKIIGRCKDMIIRGGENIYPAELEQFLHTHPKVEEVQVVGVKDSRMGEEICACIRVRAGQDCTEEEIKAFCKGKISHFKIPRYVVFVGQYPLTVSGKIQKYKLREQMENHLQL